A genomic region of Candidatus Methylacidithermus pantelleriae contains the following coding sequences:
- a CDS encoding (Fe-S)-binding protein, which produces MNHSPTSSNPQGFLPEPQCVHCGLCLAHCPTYLETGDENESPRGRLYLMRALETGRIAPTERVLGHLDLCLDCRACEVACPCGVPYGKLLEQARERWGASHAHSFVGSLWAHWGPSFLFTRPWALRTAVRLGNWVRGTALERLLPQSLRESLRLVPRRMGTHHLPDRAPAFPEKGKIALFHGCVTQSVSGFINQAAIHILNRLGFTVDCWKGQVCCGALHAHSGQLARARELAKRNLTSWEAAGGLPIVVTAAGCGSILREYGELLRGEAAWAARARLFSEKVYDLSVWLDQHGIDKLLRGVKPPPYRVTYHEACHLAHAQRVREEPKRIVQMVAGPSFVELPEAELCCGSAGVYNLVQPAMARRLQQRKINHIRTTGAGCVVTTNPGCMYQIEAGLVEVGITDVRVVHLSEFLCEALAGGHAP; this is translated from the coding sequence ATGAATCACTCACCAACCTCCTCTAATCCCCAAGGATTTCTTCCAGAACCCCAATGCGTTCACTGTGGGCTTTGTTTAGCCCACTGCCCCACCTATTTGGAGACCGGGGATGAAAATGAAAGCCCTCGGGGCCGCCTTTACCTCATGCGGGCTTTAGAGACGGGGCGGATCGCTCCGACGGAGCGAGTACTCGGACACTTGGATCTCTGCTTGGATTGCCGGGCATGCGAAGTGGCATGCCCGTGCGGGGTTCCGTACGGAAAACTTCTTGAACAAGCGCGAGAACGGTGGGGCGCGTCGCATGCTCATTCTTTTGTAGGTTCCTTGTGGGCCCATTGGGGTCCTTCATTCCTTTTCACGCGTCCTTGGGCCCTGCGAACCGCCGTACGGCTCGGCAATTGGGTTCGAGGAACCGCCCTGGAACGGCTTCTGCCGCAGAGTTTACGGGAGTCGCTTCGCCTGGTGCCGCGGCGTATGGGCACCCATCATCTTCCAGACCGAGCTCCCGCTTTCCCGGAAAAAGGAAAAATCGCTCTGTTTCACGGTTGCGTTACGCAATCGGTGAGCGGGTTTATCAATCAAGCGGCAATTCACATCTTAAATCGCCTTGGCTTCACGGTTGATTGCTGGAAAGGACAAGTGTGTTGCGGGGCTTTGCATGCTCATTCAGGGCAGTTGGCCCGGGCACGAGAGCTAGCCAAACGGAATCTAACCAGCTGGGAAGCCGCGGGTGGTTTGCCAATCGTCGTGACCGCAGCAGGATGCGGATCGATTCTTCGAGAATACGGAGAGCTTTTACGAGGGGAGGCGGCTTGGGCGGCCCGTGCCCGCTTGTTTTCAGAAAAGGTTTATGATCTTAGTGTTTGGCTTGACCAGCATGGGATTGACAAGCTGTTACGCGGGGTCAAGCCGCCTCCTTACCGGGTTACCTACCATGAGGCATGCCATTTGGCTCATGCTCAGCGCGTCCGCGAAGAACCCAAAAGGATCGTACAAATGGTTGCCGGTCCTAGTTTTGTCGAGTTGCCCGAAGCCGAGCTTTGTTGCGGAAGTGCTGGCGTGTATAACCTCGTGCAGCCCGCCATGGCTCGCCGGCTACAGCAAAGAAAGATTAACCACATTCGGACAACCGGGGCTGGGTGTGTGGTAACCACCAACCCCGGCTGCATGTATCAAATAGAAGCCGGCCTGGTTGAAGTCGGCATCACCGATGTCCGTGTCGTCCATTTGTCGGAGTTTCTCTGCGAAGCCCTCGCTGGAGGACACGCACCGTAA
- a CDS encoding ammonium transporter encodes MLFHKSYIPALWRRTTWRQAVAAFLASIVLSLWTTLYSETAQVAVPTSGTSVPPLEQRVRGLEAYLSNSDPTGTPSEGSIGPGHNAWMMASSALVLFMTLPGLALFYGGLVRSKNVLSILAQCLGITGLVTILWWVAGYSLVFGTSFQSPFLGGAEHFFLKGVTSRPNPSYSYWVPETTYAMFQLMFAIITPALMIGAIAERTKFVAVLLLVGLWMFLVYFPLAHMVWGATGLLNGVWNPRCAVPAIDFAGGTVVHMSSGWSALLLCHLVGKRLGYGNEPMPPHNLVLTMTGTGMLWVGWYGFNAGSAVAADGIAANAFLTTTLATAVASFSWALLEYALRGKASLLGFCSGAVAGLVAITPACGFVEANGAMVIGALAGVVCYFACVKLKKALGYDDALDTFGIHGVGGSLGAFLTGVFATKQANPNLIGDAATKNGLARLVTEGGLWVAQLEAMLLTVLLALVGTLVAAFVVRSTVGLRPAIEEEITGLDTTEHGEEGYVL; translated from the coding sequence GCGTTCCTTGCGTCTATCGTCCTGAGTTTGTGGACGACTCTTTACTCTGAAACGGCACAGGTGGCTGTCCCTACCTCTGGCACCAGTGTCCCTCCTCTGGAACAAAGGGTTCGCGGGCTAGAAGCCTATCTCAGCAATAGCGATCCAACGGGAACTCCTAGTGAGGGGTCCATTGGTCCTGGGCATAACGCCTGGATGATGGCATCGTCAGCACTGGTTCTCTTCATGACCCTTCCGGGTTTAGCTCTTTTCTATGGAGGGCTGGTTCGGTCCAAGAATGTCCTTTCGATTCTGGCCCAGTGTTTGGGAATAACGGGGCTTGTCACGATTTTGTGGTGGGTAGCGGGTTACAGTCTTGTTTTTGGGACGAGCTTTCAAAGCCCGTTTTTAGGAGGAGCGGAACACTTTTTCCTCAAGGGGGTGACCTCCCGCCCTAACCCCAGTTATTCCTATTGGGTCCCCGAAACGACCTATGCCATGTTCCAGCTTATGTTTGCCATCATCACACCGGCTCTGATGATTGGGGCGATTGCCGAGCGGACCAAATTCGTGGCAGTACTGCTTCTGGTGGGACTATGGATGTTCCTTGTGTACTTTCCTTTGGCCCACATGGTTTGGGGAGCCACCGGTCTTCTCAATGGAGTTTGGAATCCCCGGTGCGCGGTGCCGGCTATCGACTTTGCCGGAGGCACCGTGGTGCACATGTCGTCCGGATGGTCGGCTCTTTTGCTGTGTCACCTTGTCGGAAAACGGCTGGGGTATGGGAATGAACCCATGCCGCCGCATAATCTTGTTCTTACGATGACGGGAACAGGAATGCTCTGGGTCGGCTGGTACGGATTTAACGCCGGCAGCGCAGTAGCGGCTGACGGGATTGCCGCAAACGCCTTTCTTACAACCACGTTGGCCACCGCGGTGGCGTCCTTTTCATGGGCCCTTTTGGAATACGCGTTGCGAGGCAAAGCTAGTCTTCTAGGTTTTTGTAGCGGTGCGGTCGCGGGCCTCGTGGCCATCACCCCGGCGTGCGGGTTTGTCGAAGCTAATGGTGCCATGGTCATTGGGGCGCTGGCAGGCGTGGTGTGCTACTTTGCTTGTGTCAAGCTAAAGAAGGCCCTTGGTTACGACGACGCTCTTGATACTTTCGGGATCCACGGAGTAGGTGGGTCGCTCGGAGCCTTTCTTACGGGTGTCTTTGCCACCAAGCAGGCAAACCCCAACCTCATTGGAGATGCAGCGACCAAAAATGGGTTGGCTCGTCTGGTCACCGAGGGCGGGCTTTGGGTGGCCCAGCTCGAGGCCATGCTACTTACCGTACTTTTGGCCTTGGTGGGAACCTTGGTCGCCGCCTTCGTCGTCCGTTCTACCGTAGGACTCCGGCCGGCAATCGAGGAAGAAATCACGGGACTTGATACGACAGAACACGGCGAAGAAGGCTACGTGCTCTAG
- a CDS encoding FAD-binding oxidoreductase: MKGHRARVTRIELCGWDQIIEYRPEDLTVTVGAGMTLWALQQCLAKRGQWLPLDPAFPSRVTIGSLIAKNSCGPRRLGYGTAREWVLGMTVLLGNTQVVRLGGKVVKNVAGYDLHRLFVGSGGSLGVILEVTFKVLPLPESELFLRLESSSLEEVIGWIEVLLDRRPNFVVWDLYRWSVAGEESPYCMVVGFAGLREEVEWEWEHWNTLGLGGKPGKLDYEEAFWQAYPADSLCKLSVLPSRLSEVLPALDSASFLVRVGNGIVYHTAPRLARFQRPLEASLVDLLSRVKAAFDPDDVLPELPHESLTNLL; encoded by the coding sequence ATGAAAGGTCACCGAGCGCGGGTGACGAGGATCGAGCTTTGCGGATGGGACCAAATCATTGAGTATAGGCCCGAGGATCTTACTGTAACCGTTGGCGCGGGAATGACTCTTTGGGCCCTTCAGCAATGCTTGGCCAAGAGAGGACAGTGGCTTCCCTTGGATCCAGCGTTTCCCAGCCGAGTCACGATAGGATCCTTGATTGCCAAGAATTCCTGCGGGCCTAGGCGGCTAGGTTACGGAACGGCTCGGGAGTGGGTTCTTGGCATGACAGTTCTTTTGGGCAACACACAGGTAGTACGCCTAGGAGGCAAGGTAGTAAAAAATGTCGCAGGCTATGACCTTCATCGATTGTTTGTGGGAAGTGGTGGCAGTCTAGGCGTCATCTTGGAAGTCACCTTTAAAGTTTTGCCGCTTCCGGAAAGCGAACTTTTTCTTAGGCTGGAAAGCTCTTCCCTTGAGGAAGTGATCGGGTGGATCGAGGTTCTTTTGGATCGACGCCCCAATTTTGTCGTGTGGGACTTGTACCGCTGGTCTGTGGCAGGAGAAGAAAGCCCGTATTGTATGGTTGTAGGTTTTGCTGGTCTCAGGGAAGAGGTAGAATGGGAATGGGAGCATTGGAATACGTTGGGTTTGGGAGGGAAACCTGGGAAACTTGACTATGAAGAAGCCTTCTGGCAGGCCTATCCGGCTGATTCTCTTTGTAAGCTTTCCGTTCTTCCCTCGCGACTTAGTGAAGTGCTCCCTGCTTTGGACTCGGCCAGTTTCCTTGTCCGGGTGGGAAATGGCATTGTGTATCACACTGCCCCGAGATTGGCTCGTTTTCAACGCCCCTTGGAGGCTAGCCTAGTCGATCTTCTTTCCCGGGTCAAAGCTGCGTTTGATCCCGACGACGTTTTACCGGAACTCCCCCATGAATCACTCACCAACCTCCTCTAA